In Candidatus Babeliales bacterium, the following are encoded in one genomic region:
- the prfB gene encoding peptide chain release factor 2, translating to MLIDDLHEQIKALEPDVATITTYWQNSGLEKQFKDLENETTQESFWQHPHQTEILKELQRIRLQRDQYIQISTTYKELPELLDLFQNDEPELKKIATDIHTLSRAIASFKIALLLNDPEDSSNCFLHINAGAGGTESQDWANILVRMYLRFCERERLSVEVIDYQNGEEAGIKSATLFIRGKNPYGLLKGEAGIHRLVRISPFDANKRRHTSFSAVAITPEVPEVNIEINPDDLRIDTYRAGGAGGQHVNKTDSAVRITHLPTNIVVQCQNERSQGQNKVLAMKMLMAKLAQKAKDEQDAKNASIEKKKIEWGSQIRSYVLHPYKMVKDHRTSYESMQPDLVLDGDIMPFIESYLIWAGTENK from the coding sequence ATGCTTATTGACGACTTACATGAACAGATTAAAGCGCTTGAACCAGATGTAGCTACCATTACTACCTACTGGCAAAACTCAGGACTGGAAAAACAGTTTAAAGATTTAGAAAATGAAACTACCCAAGAATCATTTTGGCAGCACCCCCACCAAACAGAAATCTTAAAAGAGTTACAACGCATCCGCTTGCAACGCGATCAATATATACAAATCAGTACAACATATAAGGAACTACCCGAATTACTTGATCTTTTTCAAAACGATGAACCTGAACTAAAGAAAATTGCTACTGATATTCATACACTTTCACGAGCAATAGCATCATTTAAGATTGCTCTACTCCTTAATGACCCTGAAGATAGCTCAAACTGTTTTTTACACATTAATGCTGGAGCCGGCGGAACAGAATCACAAGACTGGGCAAACATACTAGTTCGTATGTATCTACGATTTTGCGAACGAGAAAGATTATCTGTTGAAGTAATCGATTACCAAAATGGCGAAGAAGCGGGAATCAAATCTGCTACCTTATTTATCCGTGGCAAAAACCCATATGGTCTTTTAAAAGGAGAAGCCGGGATTCACCGACTCGTGCGCATATCACCTTTTGATGCCAATAAACGTCGCCACACTTCCTTCTCTGCAGTTGCGATCACCCCTGAAGTACCTGAGGTAAATATCGAAATCAATCCCGATGATTTACGTATCGATACCTATCGCGCAGGGGGTGCTGGGGGACAACATGTTAACAAGACCGATTCTGCGGTGCGCATCACTCACTTGCCAACCAATATTGTAGTACAATGCCAAAACGAACGCTCACAAGGACAAAACAAGGTCCTTGCAATGAAAATGTTAATGGCAAAACTTGCTCAAAAGGCCAAAGATGAACAAGATGCTAAAAATGCTTCCATTGAAAAGAAAAAGATCGAGTGGGGGTCCCAAATCCGTTCATATGTTCTCCATCCATATAAAATGGTGAAAGATCATAGAACGTCTTACGAATCCATGCAACCAGATCTTGTTCTTGATGGCGATATCATGCCATTTATTGAAAGCTATCTCATTTGGGCAGGTACCGAAAATAAATAA